In one Lycium barbarum isolate Lr01 chromosome 7, ASM1917538v2, whole genome shotgun sequence genomic region, the following are encoded:
- the LOC132602684 gene encoding pectinesterase-like, with product MAEGGKGKVAIAGIASILLVACVVGTAVTLTRKDDSSGTQVSTSSKSVEAMCQPTQYKETCEKSLNSAKNTSDPKELIKQAFDSSINEIASSIKNSAPFKEAANDPRTKDALKICDEVLDRSIEEIKRSFSKIDSNDLNKLIKEYIYDVRSWLSSAVTFEETCIDAFANTTGDTGEKMKNLLKTANELSSVALEIISNFEEQMVGLQGLGITNRRLLTVEAGNRKLLQVSSLKPNVVVAQDGSGQHKSINEALKTVPPNNAQPYVIFIKAGIYNEIVQVTNTMANVVFIGEGPTKTKITGNKNYLDGLPILLTATVTISGEGFVAKDIGFENSAGPLKKEAVALRVSAEMTTFQNCQIDGYQSTLMTHIGRQFYRDCTITGTIDFIFGDAVAVFQNCKLIARKPEEMQTQAITIAAQQRSNPTGTGAIIIQNCTITAEPALVAINPPHNKAFLGRPAKLYSRTIVMQSQIDGFINPEGWIPWAGTFGLETLYFVEYQNRGPGANTDKRVTWKNYIKNPPQDVVAKFAPGAVLRAGDNTDGWVKKTSIPYEPGMMKV from the exons ATGGCAGAAGGTGGAAAAGGGAAGGTAGCAATTGCTGGAATTGCTTCGATTCTTTTAGTGGCATGTGTTGTTGGTACTGCTGTTACTCTTACAAGAAAGGATGATTCTAGTGGGACCCAAGTTTCAACTTCTAGCAAATCAGTGGAAGCCATGTGTCAACCAACTCAATATAAAGAAACATGTGAAAAATCACTTAATTCAGCCAAAAATACAAGTGATCCAAAGGAATTAATTAAACAAGCATTTGATAGCAGTATTAATGAAATTGCTAGTTCAATCAAGAATTCAGCTCCATTTAAAGAAGCTGCAAATGATCCAAGGACTAAGGATGCATTAAAAATTTGTGATGAAGTTCTTGACCGTTCGATCGAAGAAATCAAGAGGTCTTTTTCGAAAATTGACAGTAATGACCTCAACAAGTTGATCAAGGAGTACATTTATGATGTTAGGTCATGGCTTAGCTCTGCTGTCACTTTCGAGGAGACCTGTATAGATGCGTTCGCCAACACAACCGGTGATACGGGCGAGAAAATGAAGAATCTCCTGAAGACCGCCAACGAGCTTTCTAGCGTTGCCCTTGAAATCATCAGCAACTTCGAGGAACAAATGGTCGGGTTGCAAGGCCTAGGCATCACTAACAGACGATTATTAACCGTCGAAGCAG GTAACCGAAAGCTCCTTCAAGTCTCATCCCTCAAGCCCAATGTTGTGGTGGCCCAAGATGGCAGTGGACAACACAAATCTATCAATGAGGCTCTTAAAACAGTGCCCCCAAACAATGCCCAACCCTATGTCATCTTTATCAAGGCTGGTATTTACAATGAAATTGTTCAAGTTACCAATACAATGGCCAATGTTGTCTTTATTGGTGAAGGCCCAACCAAGACCAAGATAACTGGCAACAAAAATTACCTTGATGGTCTCCCAATTTTGCTTACTGCCACTGTTA CCATCTCCGGAGAAGGATTTGTGGCTAAGGATATCGGATTCGAGAACTCAGCAGGACCCTTAAAAAAAGAAGCTGTTGCACTCCGTGTCTCGGCTGAAATGACAACATTCCAGAACTGCCAGATTGATGGATACCAATCCACCCTTATGACTCATATTGGCAGACAGTTCTACCGTGACTGCACTATCACCGGAACCATCGACTTCATCTTCGGGGATGCAGTAGCTGTGTTCCAGAACTGTAAGTTGATCGCGAGAAAGCCCGAGGAGATGCAGACACAGGCCATCACGATCGCGGCTCAGCAAAGAAGCAACCCAACCGGAACAG GTGCAATCATTATACAGAACTGCACGATCACAGCTGAGCCTGCTCTGGTCGCAATCAACCCACCACACAACAAGGCATTCCTCGGACGTCCGGCGAAGTTGTACTCAAGGACCATAGTCATGCAATCTCAAATTGATGGATTCATTAATCCTGAAGGATGGATTCCATGGGCTGGTACCTTTGGACTTGAGACTTTGTATTTTGTAGAGTACCAAAACAGGGGTCCAGGTGCAAATACTGATAAAAGGGTCACTTGGAAGAATTACATTAAGAACCCTCCACAAGATGTTGTTGCTAAATTTGCCCCTGGAGCTGTGCTTAGAGCTGGTGATAATACTGATGGATGGGTTAAAAAGACTAGTATCCCATATGAACCAGGGATGATGAAGGTGTAA
- the LOC132604516 gene encoding condensin-2 complex subunit H2 produces MINGQEEANRNGENEENGKYHSVQPLRDLESNWGVDLAKNLEEYLLKICSGEITRENYDDGHHLSVNFAEAALLLQGSVQVYSRKVEYLYSLVLHALEFITKKSEPELQASGSAQADEDGLPAANNGEDDSFWASGEIPVETKNMLDNTACRDSFTQFVKAPANLVVLEGDCLDVTGDAGELESYLLATCDLYRDFILLDACDSVTVDGFLDSENIAGKGLNNSCRGSSLKSKYRKSFSSPAGLSGGTGNKSSARKNQDANLHQSPRVHEFDPGNLSNDPHEFDQGNFNNDPFSSDMPDNINDAHGCEDGYSGPHDSDDSDNEEDPWKPLNPHEAGTLKVKPYKKVKSNRRQGVVSRKLASLATEFPLAKLHGTTSTDLNDMWEKKCCAMSKQVDSQYPPPFEKLRESLLHGVNNDYDGLCSPKNTNENDDYDGADHDFGPPDFDMPENAEMQNDATPHGEKHDNCSPLFDSEPHEDPNGHENLEDLCRSHLDSLLASLAETEKQTELAARVSTWKQRIEQNLEEQESHPPFDIHEYGARVLSKLSLEEIDKSTMSFSDVVKGSEKHDIARTFSALLQLVNNGDVGLERGGVRESTCFTAANPFCVRLLRHENGREKMQFQSSRKRAKSPVHNQYGRKEKNKGKAVQAVVGSSPSGPNSGCRFSVKLGKVNGTRCTPESKKRRKSRLVIPSDLRTAL; encoded by the exons ATGATCAACGGTCAAGAAGAGGCGAATCGCAATGgcgaaaatgaagaaaatgggAAATATCATAGTGTACAGCCACTTAGGGACTTAGAATCAAATTGGGGTGTTGATTTAGCAAAGAATCTTGAAGAATATTTGCTTAAAATTTGTTCTGGTGAAATTACTCGTGAAAATTATGATGATGGGCATCACCTTTCTGTTAATTTTGCTGAAG CTGCTTTGCTGCTTCAGGGGTCAGTTCAGGTGTACAGCAGGAAGGTGGAATATCTGTATTCTCTGGTGTTGCATGCTTTGGAATTCATTACGAAAAAGAG TGAACCAGAACTACAAGCAAGTGGATCAGCGCAAGCAGATGAAGACGGGTTGCCTGCTGCCAATAATGGAGAGGATGATTCATTCTGGGCTTCAGGGGAAATCCCAG TGGAAACAAAGAACATGTTGGATAATACGGCATGCAGGGATTCGTTCACCCAGTTTGTGAAGGCCCCAGCGAATCTGGTTGTGCTCGAGGGTGACTGCCTGGATGTCACTGGAGATGCTGGAGAACTAGAGTCTTACTTG CTAGCCACGTGTGATCTTTATCGTGATTTTATTCTGTTGGACGCATGTGATTCTGTAACAGTGGATGGGTTTCTGGACAGTGAGAATATAGCTGGAAAGGGGCTGAACAATAGCTGCAGGGGTAGTTCTTTAAAATCCAAATACCGCAAAAGCTTTTCCTCTCCCGCCGGACTTTCTGGTGGAACTGGCAATAAATCTTCAGCTCGAAAGAACCAGGATGCTAATTTACATCAATCTCCAAGGGTTCATGAGTTTGACCCGGGCAATTTAAGCAATGATCCACATGAGTTTGATCAAGGCAATTTTAACAATGATCCGTTCTCATCTGATATGCCTGATAACATTAATGATGCACATGGATGTGAAGATGGATATTCAGGACCTCATGATTCAGATGACTCAGATAATGAAGAAGACCCATGGAAACCCTTGAACCCTCATGAAGCTGGCACTTTGAAAGTAAAACCGTATAAAAAAG TCAAGTCTAACAGAAGGCAGGGTGTGGTATCCAGAAAACTCGCATCTTTGGCCACAGAATTTCCGCTTGCGAAATTACATGGTACCACTAGTACCGACCTCAATGACATGTGGGAGAAAAAATGTTGTGCCATGAGTAAACAAGTTGACTCACAATATCCACCACCATTTGAGAAG CTCCGGGAATCACTTCTTCATGGGGTGAACAACGACTATGATGGTTTATGTAGTCCAAAGAACACGAATGAAAACGATGACTACGATGGTGCAGATCACGATTTTGGGCCTCCTGACTTTGACATGCCAGAAAATGCAGAAATGCAAAATGATGCAACTCCACATGGTGAAAAG CATGATAATTGTAGTCCACTTTTTGATAGTGAACCTCACGAAGATCCGAATGGTCATGAAAACCTTGAAGATCTTTGTCGCTCCCACTTG GATTCTCTTCTTGCTAGCCTTGCTGAAACTGAAAAGCAGACTGAATTGGCTGCTCGGGTTTCAACGTGGAAACAGAGAATTGAGCAGAACTTGGAGGAACAA GAATCACATCCGCCCTTTGACATTCATGAATATGGGGCAAGGGTTTTGAGCAAGTTATCCCTGGAAGAAATTGATAAAAGCACCATGTCTTTTTCTGATGTTGTCAAGGGTTCTGAGAAGCATGACATTGCTCGAACATTTTCTGCGCTTCTGCAGTTG GTAAACAATGGAGATGTTGGTTTGGAAAGAGGCGGAGTACGTGAGTCCACTTGTTTCACGGCTGCAAATCCCTTCTGTGTCAGGCTCCTTAGGCATGAGAACGGAAGGGAGAAAATGCAGTTTCAATCATCAAGAAAGAGAGCGAAATCTCCAGTACACAATCAGTACGGTAGAAAGGAAAAGAACAAAGGTAAGGCAGTTCAGGCTGTTGTTGGTTCATCGCCTTCAGGACCCAATTCGGGTTGTAGATTTTCCGTGAAGCTGGGAAAGGTTAATGGAACTAGATGCACACCTGAAAGCAAGAAAAGAAGAAAGTCAAGATTAGTGATACCATCGGATCTGCGCACTGCATTGTAA
- the LOC132604517 gene encoding uncharacterized protein LOC132604517, whose protein sequence is MEENSFEHKTVKVNGINMHVVEKGKGPVVLFIHGFPELWYSWRHQISFMAKHGYRAVAPDLRGYGDTTGVSKDDPSKFTSLQVVGDLVELLNTIVPEQDKVFVVGHDWGAIIAWTLCLFRPDKVKALVNMSVPFSPRNPKIKPIETLKAVYGDDYYVVRFQEPGEIEAEFAKVGIKKVLEKFFTYRNPGPPYMPKGKPFDDGPVILPCWLSEKDVDYFASKYEKTGFTGGVNYYRALDINWELTAAWTGAKVKVPVKFIVGDLDLTYNAPGVKDYVNKGGMKKDVPLLEEVVILENVCHFLQQEKPDEINKHIYDFFKGFSST, encoded by the exons ATGGAGGAAAACAGCTTTGAGCACAAAACAGTGAAAGTAAATGGCATAAACATGCATGTTGTTGAAAAAGGAAAAGGCCCTGTTGTTCTGTTCATCCATGGTTTCCCAGAATTATGGTATTCATGGAGGCATCAAATTTCTTTCATGGCTAAACATGGTTACAGGGCTGTGGCTCCTGATCTTCGTGGCTATGGAGATACCACAG GAGTATCCAAAGATGATCCAAGCAAGTTCACCTCCTTACAAGTTGTGGGTGACTTAGTGGAACTTCTGAATACCATTGTGCCTGAGCAAGATAAGGTGTTTGTTGTAGGCCATGATTGGGGTGCTATTATTGCTTGGACTCTTTGTTTATTCAGGCCAGACAAAGTCAAGGCTTTGGTTAATATGAGTGTGCCATTTTCTCCAAGAAATCCTAAGATAAAGCCAATTGAGACATTGAAGGCTGTTTATGGAGATGATTATTATGTTGTTAGATTCCAG GAACCTGGAGAAATAGAAGCAGAGTTTGCAAAAGTAGGCATCAAGAAAGTGTTGGAGAAATTTTTTACTTATAGGAACCCTGGACCACCATACATGCCTAAAGGAAAGCCCTTTGATGACGGCCCAGTAATTTTACCCTGTTGGTTATCAGAAAAAGACGTTGATTACTTTGCTAGCAAATATGAAAAAACTGGCTTCACTGGTGGAGTGAATTATTACAGAGCACTTGACAT AAATTGGGAATTGACAGCAGCATGGACTGGTGCAAAAGTAAAAGTACCAGTGAAGTTCATTGTGGGAGATTTGGATTTAACTTATAATGCCCCAGGAGTCAAAGATTATGTAAACAAAggtggaatgaagaaagatgtacCTTTGCTAGAAGAAGTGGTTATATTGGAAAATGTTTGCCATTTTCTTCAACAAGAGAAGCCTGATGAAATTAACAAACATATTTATGATTTCTTCAAGGGCTTTTCTTCTACCTAA